A window of Peromyscus eremicus chromosome 7, PerEre_H2_v1, whole genome shotgun sequence contains these coding sequences:
- the Plcd1 gene encoding 1-phosphatidylinositol 4,5-bisphosphate phosphodiesterase delta-1 isoform X2, with product MDSGRDFLTLHGLQDDQDLQALLKGSQLLKVKSSSWRRERFYKLQEDCKTIWQESRKVMRSPESQLFSIEDIQEVRMGHRTEGLEKFARDIPEDRCFSIVFKDQRNTLDLIAPSSADTQHWVQGLRKIIHHSGSMNQRQKLQHWIHSCLRKADKNKDNKMNFKELKDFLKELNIQVDDSYARKIFRECDHSQTDSLEDEEIETFYKMLTQRVEIDRVFAEAAGSSETLSVEKLVTFLQHQQREEAAGPALALSLIERYEPSETAKAQRQMTKDGFLMYLLSADGSAFSLAHRRVYQDMEQPLSHYLVSSSHNTYLLEDQLTGPSSTEAYIRALCKGCRCLELDCWDGPNQEPVIYHGYTFTSKILFCDVLRAIRDYAFKASPYPVILSLENHCSLEQQGVMARHLKAILGPMLLDQPLDGVTMSLPSPEQLRGKILLKGKKFGGLLPAGGENGPEATDVSDEDEAAEMEDEAVRSQVQQKPKEDKLKLVPELSDMVIYCKSVHFGGFSNPSTSEQAFYEMASFSENRALRLLQESGNSFVRHNVSHLSRIYPAGRRTDSSNYSPVEMWNGGCQIVALNFQTPGPEMDVYLGRFQDNGACGYVLKPAFLRDPNTTFSSRALTQGPWWARKRLRVRIISGQQLPKVNKSKNSIVDPKVIVEIHGVARDVASHQTTVITNNGFNPWWDTEFEFEVAVPDLALVRFVVEDYDASSKNDFIGQSTIPWNSLKQGYRHIHLLSKNGDQHPSATLFVKISIQD from the exons GGCTGCAGGATGACCAGGACCTCCAGGCCCTTCTGAAAGGCAGCCAGCTCCTGAAGGTAAAGTCCAGCTCATGGCGGAGAGAACGCTTCTACAAGCTACAGGAGGATTGCAAGACCATCTGGCAGGAATCCCGCAAGGTCATGAGGTCCCCAGAGTCCCAGCTGT TCTCCATCGAGGACATTCAGGAGGTTCGGATGGGGCACCGCACAGAAGGCCTGGAGAAGTTTGCCCGCGACATACCCGAGGACCGCTGCTTCTCCATCGTCTTCAAGGACCAGCGCAACACACTAGACCTCATCGCCCCGTCGTCAGCTGACACTCAGCACTGGGTGCAGGGACTGCGCAAGATCATCCATCACTCCGGCTCCATGAACCAGCGGCAGAAGCTGCAGCA CTGGATTCACTCCTGCCTGCGAAAGGCTGATAAAAACAAGGACAACAAGATGAACTTCAAGGAGCTGAAGGACTTCCTGAAGGAACTCAACATACAGGTGGACGACAGCTATGCCAGGAAGATCTTCAGG GAATGTGACCACTCCCAGACAGACTCGCTGGAGGATGAGGAGATCGAGACCTTCTACAAGATGCTGACCCAGCGGGTGGAGATCGACCGCGTCTTTGCAGAGGCTGCGGGATCCTCGGAGACCCTGTCAGTGGAGAAGCTAGTCACATTTCTGCAGCATCAGCAGCGGGAGGAGGCGGCAGGGCCAGCACTGGCCCTCTCCCTCATTGAGCGCTACGAGCCCAGTGAGACCG CCAAGGCACAGCGGCAGATGACCAAGGATGGCTTCCTCATGTACTTGCTCTCTGCTGATGGCAGCGCCTTCAGCCTGGCCCACCGCCGTGTCTACCAGGACATGGAGCAGCCACTCAGCCACTACCTGGTGTCCTCTTCCCATAACACCTACCTGCTGGAAGACCAGCTCACAGGGCCCAGCAGCACAGAGGCCTACATCCG GGCTCTGTGCAAAGGCTGCCGCTGCTTGGAACTCGACTGCTGGGACGGTCCCAATCAGGAACCCGTCATCTACCACGGCTACACTTTTACGTCTAAGATCCTCTTCTGTGACGTGCTCAGGGCCATCCGGGACTATGCCTTCAAG GCGTCCCCCTACCCAGTCATCCTGTCCCTGGAGAACCACTGCAGCCTGGAGCAACAGGGAGTGATGGCCCGTCACCTGAAGGCCATCCTGGGGCCCATGCTGTTGGACCAGCCTCTGGATGGGGTTACCATGAGCCTGCCTTCTCCTGAG CAACTGAGGGGCAAGATCCTGTTGAAAGGGAAGAAGTTTGGAGGGTTGCTGCCTGCTGGAGGGGAAAACGGGCCCGAGGCCACTGATGTGTCCGATGAAGATGAGGCCGCTGAAATGGAGGATGAGGCTGTTCGGAGCCAAGTGCAGCAGAAGCCCAAG GAGGATAAGCTAAAGCTGGTGCCGGAGCTCTCTGACATGGTCATTTACTGCAAGAGTGTCcactttggtggcttctccaatCCTAGCACCTCTGAGCAGGCATTCTATGAGATGGCTTCCTTCTCTGAGAACCGTGCCCTCCGGCTGCTGCAAGAGTCAG GAAATAGTTTTGTCCGCCATAATGTGAGCCACCTGAGCAGGATCTATCCAGCTGGGAGAAGAACAGATTCCTCCAACTACAGTCCTGTGGAGATGTGGAATGGGGGCTGCCAAATTG TGGCTCTGAACTTCCAAACCCCTGGGCCGGAAATGGATGTCTACCTGGGCCGCTTCCAGGACAATGGAGCCTGTGGGTATGTGCTGAAACCCGCCTTCCTGAGAGACCCCAACACCACCTTCAGCTCACGTGCCCTGACTCAGGGGCCCTGGTGGGCCCGGAAGAGGCTCCGTGTCCGG ATCATCTCTGGACAGCAGCTACCAAAAGTCAACAAGAGTAAGAATTCGATTGTGGACCCCAAGGTGATAGTGGAGATCCACGGTGTGGCCCGGGACGTGGCCAGCCATCAGACCACAGTTATTACTAATAATG GTTTCAACCCGTGGTGGGACACAGAGTTTGAGTTTGAGGTAGCAGTGCCCGACCTTGCCCTTGTACGCTTCGTAGTAGAGGACTATGATGCCTCCTCTAAGAATGACTTCATTGGCCAGAGTACTATCCCCTGGAACAGCCTCAAGCAGG GGTACCGCCACATCCACCTCTTGTCTAAGAACGGAGACCAGCATCCATCAGCCACGCTCTTTGTGAAGATCTCCATCCAGGACTAA
- the Plcd1 gene encoding 1-phosphatidylinositol 4,5-bisphosphate phosphodiesterase delta-1 isoform X1, translating into MQCLGVPSCRRRSVSRSRELYLQEQSRKVAALNGQRLGLQDDQDLQALLKGSQLLKVKSSSWRRERFYKLQEDCKTIWQESRKVMRSPESQLFSIEDIQEVRMGHRTEGLEKFARDIPEDRCFSIVFKDQRNTLDLIAPSSADTQHWVQGLRKIIHHSGSMNQRQKLQHWIHSCLRKADKNKDNKMNFKELKDFLKELNIQVDDSYARKIFRECDHSQTDSLEDEEIETFYKMLTQRVEIDRVFAEAAGSSETLSVEKLVTFLQHQQREEAAGPALALSLIERYEPSETAKAQRQMTKDGFLMYLLSADGSAFSLAHRRVYQDMEQPLSHYLVSSSHNTYLLEDQLTGPSSTEAYIRALCKGCRCLELDCWDGPNQEPVIYHGYTFTSKILFCDVLRAIRDYAFKASPYPVILSLENHCSLEQQGVMARHLKAILGPMLLDQPLDGVTMSLPSPEQLRGKILLKGKKFGGLLPAGGENGPEATDVSDEDEAAEMEDEAVRSQVQQKPKEDKLKLVPELSDMVIYCKSVHFGGFSNPSTSEQAFYEMASFSENRALRLLQESGNSFVRHNVSHLSRIYPAGRRTDSSNYSPVEMWNGGCQIVALNFQTPGPEMDVYLGRFQDNGACGYVLKPAFLRDPNTTFSSRALTQGPWWARKRLRVRIISGQQLPKVNKSKNSIVDPKVIVEIHGVARDVASHQTTVITNNGFNPWWDTEFEFEVAVPDLALVRFVVEDYDASSKNDFIGQSTIPWNSLKQGYRHIHLLSKNGDQHPSATLFVKISIQD; encoded by the exons GGCTGCAGGATGACCAGGACCTCCAGGCCCTTCTGAAAGGCAGCCAGCTCCTGAAGGTAAAGTCCAGCTCATGGCGGAGAGAACGCTTCTACAAGCTACAGGAGGATTGCAAGACCATCTGGCAGGAATCCCGCAAGGTCATGAGGTCCCCAGAGTCCCAGCTGT TCTCCATCGAGGACATTCAGGAGGTTCGGATGGGGCACCGCACAGAAGGCCTGGAGAAGTTTGCCCGCGACATACCCGAGGACCGCTGCTTCTCCATCGTCTTCAAGGACCAGCGCAACACACTAGACCTCATCGCCCCGTCGTCAGCTGACACTCAGCACTGGGTGCAGGGACTGCGCAAGATCATCCATCACTCCGGCTCCATGAACCAGCGGCAGAAGCTGCAGCA CTGGATTCACTCCTGCCTGCGAAAGGCTGATAAAAACAAGGACAACAAGATGAACTTCAAGGAGCTGAAGGACTTCCTGAAGGAACTCAACATACAGGTGGACGACAGCTATGCCAGGAAGATCTTCAGG GAATGTGACCACTCCCAGACAGACTCGCTGGAGGATGAGGAGATCGAGACCTTCTACAAGATGCTGACCCAGCGGGTGGAGATCGACCGCGTCTTTGCAGAGGCTGCGGGATCCTCGGAGACCCTGTCAGTGGAGAAGCTAGTCACATTTCTGCAGCATCAGCAGCGGGAGGAGGCGGCAGGGCCAGCACTGGCCCTCTCCCTCATTGAGCGCTACGAGCCCAGTGAGACCG CCAAGGCACAGCGGCAGATGACCAAGGATGGCTTCCTCATGTACTTGCTCTCTGCTGATGGCAGCGCCTTCAGCCTGGCCCACCGCCGTGTCTACCAGGACATGGAGCAGCCACTCAGCCACTACCTGGTGTCCTCTTCCCATAACACCTACCTGCTGGAAGACCAGCTCACAGGGCCCAGCAGCACAGAGGCCTACATCCG GGCTCTGTGCAAAGGCTGCCGCTGCTTGGAACTCGACTGCTGGGACGGTCCCAATCAGGAACCCGTCATCTACCACGGCTACACTTTTACGTCTAAGATCCTCTTCTGTGACGTGCTCAGGGCCATCCGGGACTATGCCTTCAAG GCGTCCCCCTACCCAGTCATCCTGTCCCTGGAGAACCACTGCAGCCTGGAGCAACAGGGAGTGATGGCCCGTCACCTGAAGGCCATCCTGGGGCCCATGCTGTTGGACCAGCCTCTGGATGGGGTTACCATGAGCCTGCCTTCTCCTGAG CAACTGAGGGGCAAGATCCTGTTGAAAGGGAAGAAGTTTGGAGGGTTGCTGCCTGCTGGAGGGGAAAACGGGCCCGAGGCCACTGATGTGTCCGATGAAGATGAGGCCGCTGAAATGGAGGATGAGGCTGTTCGGAGCCAAGTGCAGCAGAAGCCCAAG GAGGATAAGCTAAAGCTGGTGCCGGAGCTCTCTGACATGGTCATTTACTGCAAGAGTGTCcactttggtggcttctccaatCCTAGCACCTCTGAGCAGGCATTCTATGAGATGGCTTCCTTCTCTGAGAACCGTGCCCTCCGGCTGCTGCAAGAGTCAG GAAATAGTTTTGTCCGCCATAATGTGAGCCACCTGAGCAGGATCTATCCAGCTGGGAGAAGAACAGATTCCTCCAACTACAGTCCTGTGGAGATGTGGAATGGGGGCTGCCAAATTG TGGCTCTGAACTTCCAAACCCCTGGGCCGGAAATGGATGTCTACCTGGGCCGCTTCCAGGACAATGGAGCCTGTGGGTATGTGCTGAAACCCGCCTTCCTGAGAGACCCCAACACCACCTTCAGCTCACGTGCCCTGACTCAGGGGCCCTGGTGGGCCCGGAAGAGGCTCCGTGTCCGG ATCATCTCTGGACAGCAGCTACCAAAAGTCAACAAGAGTAAGAATTCGATTGTGGACCCCAAGGTGATAGTGGAGATCCACGGTGTGGCCCGGGACGTGGCCAGCCATCAGACCACAGTTATTACTAATAATG GTTTCAACCCGTGGTGGGACACAGAGTTTGAGTTTGAGGTAGCAGTGCCCGACCTTGCCCTTGTACGCTTCGTAGTAGAGGACTATGATGCCTCCTCTAAGAATGACTTCATTGGCCAGAGTACTATCCCCTGGAACAGCCTCAAGCAGG GGTACCGCCACATCCACCTCTTGTCTAAGAACGGAGACCAGCATCCATCAGCCACGCTCTTTGTGAAGATCTCCATCCAGGACTAA
- the Vill gene encoding villin-like protein, translated as MDTNQDVPAIDSHRALQIWITENLKMLPLPERAHGNFFEESCYVVLHVPQSPKATRGGSGDLHYWIGKEASAERQGAAVSFLQRLQEALGERTVLHRESQGHESDCFHSYFHPGVTYRKGGQTSALKHVETNVYNVQRLLHIRGRKHVSATEVALSWNSFNKGGIFLLDLGKVLIQWNGPKTSISEKSRALTLTCSLRDRERGGRAQIGVVDDEKKATDLMHIMEAVLGCRSGSLGASTPINSVSQQQKANVRLYHVCEKGTDLVVQELATRPLTQNLLQEEGCYLLDQGGFKIYMWQGRKSSPQDKKAAFNRAVGFIQAKGYPNYTNVEVVNEGAESIAFQQLFQMWSEERDGKKHKGRNKLMQAKPDIGKLHTQPELAAQLRMVDDGSGEVEVWCIQDLQRQPVDPKHHGQLCSGNCYLALYTYQKLGRVRYILYLWQGHQTTIEDTKALNLNAEELDLMYQGALVQEHVTMGREPPHFLAIFQGQLVVFQGCAGNRGKRPPTSSPRLFHVQGTDSHNTRTMEVQARASSLISSDIFFLVTTDICYLWFGKGCSGDQRETARTVAAVFSGNNMETVLEGQEPPHFWEVLGGRAPYPSNKRLPEVSGIQPRLFECSSPSGCLVLTEVVFFGQEDLDKYDVMLLDTCQEIFLWLGEAAGGWKKEAVAWGHEYLRTHPAGRSLDTPIVLVKQGYEPATFTGWFTSWDPYKWTNNQSYEEVVEGSLGPGAAISEITAEVHNFQLTRWPSDNKAGPSPLLASKGSQDCLEKDLELGLSVDGKDPSVSSTRSCCSSVANGSLPRERLMHQAVEDLPQGVDPARKEFYLSDSDFQDIFGKSKEEFYSMAKWKQQQEKKKLGFF; from the exons GGATTACTGAG AACCTAAAGATGCTGCCACTGCCTGAAAGGGCTCATGGGAATTTTTTCGAGGAAAGCTGCTATGTCGTCCTCCAT GTCCCTCAGAGCCCAAAGGCTACCCGGGGAGGGTCCGGCGACCTGCACTACTGGATCGGCAAGGAGGCCAGCGCAGAGCGTCAGGGGGCTGCAGTCAGCTTCCTACAGCGCCTACAGGAGGCTCTAGGAGAGCGGACGGTGCTGCACCGAGAGTCCCAGGGCCATGAGTCCGACTGCTTCCACAGCTATTTCCACCCCGGAGTCAC CTACAGGAAGGGAGGCCAAACCTCTGCTCTCAAGCATGTGGAGACCAACGTGTACAATGTCCAGCGACTGCTACACATCAGGGGAAGGAAGCATGTGTCTGCCACTGAG GTGGCCTTGTCCTGGAACAGCTTTAATAAGGGGGGCATCTTCCTGTTGGACCTGGGCAAGGTGCTGATCCAATGGAACGGACCTAAAACCAGCATTTCTGAGAAATCACGG GCGCTGACCCTGACTTGCAGCCTCAGGGATAGGGAGCGTGGTGGCCGTGCCCAGATTGGTGTGGTAGATGATGAGAAGAAAGCCACAGACCTCATGCACATCATGGAGGCTGTGCTGGGCTGCAGGTCAGGCAGCCTGGGTGCTTCCACGCCCATCAACAGCGTTAGCCAGCAGCAGAAGGCCAACGTCCGTCTCTACCA TGTCTGCGAGAAGGGAACAGACCTGGTGGTCCAGGAATTGGCCACCCGACCACTGACCCAGAACCTCCTGCAAGAGGAA GGCTGCTATCTCCTGGACCAGGGTGGCTTCAAGATCTACATGTGGCAGGGACGAAAGTCCAGCCCCCAGGACAAGAAGGCTGCATTCAACAGGGCTGTG GGTTTCATCCAGGCCAAAGGCTACCCAAACTACACCAATGTGGAGGTGGTGAACGAAGGTGCAGAGTCCATAGCCTTCCAGCAGCTGTTCCAGATGTGGTCGGAGGAGCGAGATGGGAAAAAACACAAAGGGAGGA ATAAACTGATGCAGGCAAAGCCGGACATAGGCAAGCTGCACACCCAGCCTGAGCTAGCGGCCCAGCTCAGAATGGTGGATGAcggctctggggaggtggag GTGTGGTGCATTCAGGACTTACAAAGGCAGCCTGTGGACCCCAAGCACCATGGCCagttgtgctcaggaaactgctACCTTGCCCTCTACACGTACCAGAAACTTGGCCGTGTCCGGTACATCTTGTACCTATGGCAG GGCCACCAGACCACCATAGAGGACACCAAGGCCCTGAACCTCAATGCTGAGGAGTTGGACCTCATGTACCAGGGAGCACTGGTGCAGGAACATGTGACCATGGGTAGAGAGCCCCCCCACTTCCTAGCCATCTTCCAGGGGCAGCTGGTGGTCTTCCAG GGGTGTGCAGGCAACAGAGGAAAGAGACCGCCGACATCCAGCCCGAGGCTGTTCCACGTGCAAGGGACTGACAGCCACAACACCAGAACCATGGAGGTGCAAGCCCGTGCCTCCTCCCTCATCTCCAGCGACATCTTCTTTCTGGTCACAACTGACATCTGCTACCTCTGGTTTGGGAAG GGCTGCAGTGGGGACCAGCGTGAGACGGCACGGACGGTGGCCGCTGTCTTCTCAGGAAATAACATGGAAACGGTGCTGGAGGGTCAAGAGCCTCCCCACTTCTGGGAAGTCCTCGGAGGCCGGGCTCCCTATCCCAGCAACAAGAG GCTCCCAGAGGTCTCCGGCATCCAGCCCCGACTGTTTGAGTGTTCCAGCCCCTCAGGCTGCCTGGTCCTCACGGAAGTGGTGTTCTTTGGCCAAGAGGACTTGGACAAGTATGATGTCATGTTACTAGACACCTGTCAGGAG ATCTTCCTGTGGCTTGGGGAAGCTGCAGGTGGGTGGAAGAAGGAGGCCGTGGCCTGGGGCCACGAGTACCTGAGGACTCATCCAGCGGGGAGGAGCCTGGACACACCCATCGTGCTGGTCAAGCAGGGCTATGAGCCTGCCACCTTCACTGGGTGGTTTACCAGCTGGGACCCCTACAAGTGGACG AACAACCAATCTTatgaggaggtggtggagggaaGCCTGGGACCAGGGGCCGCCATCTCTGAGATAACAGCA GAAGTACATAACTTCCAGCTAACTCGATGGCCGAGTGATAACAAGGCAGGTCCCTCGCCCCTACTGGCCTCCAAGGGTTCCCAGGATTGCCTGGAGAAAGATCTGGAGCTGGGCCTCAGCGTTGATGGCAAGGACCCCAGCGTAAGCTCCACCCGCAGCTGCTGCAGCTCAGTGGCCAATGGGAGCCTGCCCCGGGAAAGGCTGATGCACCAGGCCGTGGAGGACCTGCCACAGGGTGTGGACCCTGCCCGCAAGGAG ttctaCCTCTCAGACTCTGACTTCCAAGACATCTTTGGGAAGTCCAAGGAGGAGTTCTACAGCATGGCCAAGTGGAAGCAGcagcaagagaaaaagaagctGGGCTTCTTCTGA